In a genomic window of Canis lupus familiaris isolate Mischka breed German Shepherd chromosome 28, alternate assembly UU_Cfam_GSD_1.0, whole genome shotgun sequence:
- the LOC106557927 gene encoding uncharacterized protein LOC106557927: MLESPSFESSTLFRRQDRRDSGDRSQLLPLVRLWVSRLAGALGPVTPGFNEAVGLDPRVPTDATLLSCHQNSSCPVSSPFSTVDSSKGENLGRDLQMGRRGEEAVSRSLRSWGVWKSIFKMTIALISFWPQVHPDICLRINRRYKIFMFIKWECVFKMTGLVKALWTISSSRVFGESTVPSAYNAAVINVYFYLLIQWFEDLNKILGPQRSFCSKLSFGNWRI, from the exons ATGTTAGAAAGCCCATCTTTTGAAAGCAGCACACTGTTTCGGCGGCAGGACAGGAGGGACAGCGGGGACCGAAGCCAGCTGCTGCCTCTTGTAAGACTTTGGGTTTCACGGCTGGCCGGGGCTCTGGGCCCTGTGACCCCGGGGTTCAACGAAGCTGTTGGCCTGGATCCCCGTGTGCCGACGGATGCCACACTATTGTCCTGTCACCAGAA ctcttcctgcccagtTAGCAGTCCTTTTTCTACAGTGGATTCCAGCAAAGGCGAGAATTTGGGCAGAGATCTTCagatgggaaggaggggagaagaagcCGTATCAAGATCCCTAAGGTCTTGGGGAGTTTGGAAAAGCATATTCAAAATGACTATTGCTTTGATTTCATTTTGGCCTCAAGTTCATCCTGACATTTGTCTTCGTATTAACAGAAGATATAAGATTTTCATGTTTATCAAATGGGAGTGTGTCTTTAAAATGACTGGGCTGGTGAAGGCTTTATGGACCATTTCCTCCTCTAGAGTCTTTGGAGAATCAACTGTGCCATCTGCATATAATGCTGCAgtcataaatgtttatttctaccttttgattCAGTGGTTTGAAGACCTCAATAAAATTTTAGGGCCCCAGAGATCATTTTGCTCAAAGCTCTCCTTTGGTAACTGGAGGATTTGA
- the ANKRD1 gene encoding ankyrin repeat domain-containing protein 1, protein MMVMKVEELVTGKKNGSGDTGEFLPEDFRDGQYEAAVTLEKQEDLKTLPAHSLILGEQQWKIEKEREAELKKKKLEQRSKLENLEDLEVIIQLKKRKKYRKTKVPVVKEPEPEIITEPVDVPRFLKAALENKLPVVEKFLSDKNNPDVCDEYKRTALHRACLEGHLAIVEKLMEAGAQIEFRDMLESTALHWASRGGNLDVLKLLLNKGAKISARDKLLSTALHVAVRTGHYECAEHLIACEADLNAKDREGDTPLHDSVRLNRYKMIRLLIMYGADLNIKNCAGKTPMDLVLHWQNGTKAIFDSLKENSYKTSRIASF, encoded by the exons ATGATGGTGATGAAGGTAGAAGAGCTG GTCACAGGGAAGAAGAATGGCAGTGGGGATACTGGGGAATTCCTACCTGAGGATTTCAGAGATGGGCAGTATGAAGCTGCTGTTACTTTAGAGAAGCAAGAGGACCTGAAGACACTTCCAGCCCACTCCTTGATCCTGGGGGAGCAGCAGTGGAAAATTGAGAAAGAGCGAGAGGCAGAG ctcaagaagaaaaaactagAACAAAGATCAAAGCTTGAAAATCTAGAAGACCTTGAAGTAATCATTcaactaaagaaaaggaaaaaatacaggaaaactaAAGTTCCAGTTGTAAAGGAACCTGAACCTGAAATCATT ACAGAACCTGTGGATGTACCTAGGTTCCTGAAGGCTGCCCTGGAGAATAAACTGCCAGTAGTAGAAAAATTCTTGTCAGACAAGAACAATCCAGATGTCTGTGATGAG TATAAACGGACAGCTCTTCACAGAGCATGCTTAGAAGGACATTTGGCAATTGTGGAGAAGTTAATGGAAGCTGGAGCCCAGATCGAATTCCGCGATAtg CTTGAATCCACAGCCCTCCACTGGGCAAGCCGCGGAGGAAACCTGGATGTCTTAAAATTGCTACTGAACAAAGGAGCAAAAATCAGTGCTCGGGATAAG TTGCTCAGCACTGCGCTGCACGTGGCGGTGAGGACTGGCCACTATGAGTGCGCGGAGCATCTCATCGCCTGTGAGGCGGACCTCAATGCCAAAGACCGA GAAGGAGATACCCCTCTGCATGACTCAGTGAGGCTGAACCGTTACAAGATGATCAGACTCCTGATTATGTATGGGGCTGACCTCAACATCAAGAATTGT GCTGGGAAGACCCCAATGGATCTGGTGCTACACTGGCAGAATGGAACCAAAGCAATATTTGACAGCCTCAAGGAGAACTCCTACAAAACCTCTCGCATAGCCTCGTTCTGA